A single window of Leclercia adecarboxylata DNA harbors:
- the pckA gene encoding phosphoenolpyruvate carboxykinase (ATP), giving the protein MRVNGLTPQDLKAYGINDAHDIVYNPDYDTLYQEELNPALEGYERGILTTTGAIAVDTGIFTGRSPKDKYIVRDDTTRDTLWWSDNGKGKNDNKAISPETWQQLKSLVTQQLSGKRLFIIDAYCGANADTRLSVRFITEVAWQAHFVKNMFIRPTDEELRSFEPDFVVMNGAKCTNPNWKEQGLNSENFVAFNLTERIQLIGGTWYGGEMKKGMFSVMNYLLPLQGIASMHCSANVGEKGDVAVFFGLSGTGKTTLSTDPKRRLIGDDEHGWDDDGVFNFEGGCYAKTIRLSAEAEPDIYQAIRRDALLENVTVRADGTVDFDDASKTENTRVSYPIYHIDNIVKPVSKAGHATKVIFLTADAFGVLPPVSRLTASQTQYHFLSGFTAKLAGTERGVTEPTPTFSACFGAAFLSLHPTQYAEVLVKRMQASGAQAYLVNTGWNGTGKRISIKDTRAIIDAILNGSLDDAETFTLPMFDLAIPTELPGVDSRILDPRNTYASPEQWQEKATTLAKLFVENFEKYTDTPAGAALVSAGPKL; this is encoded by the coding sequence ATGCGTGTTAATGGTTTAACCCCGCAAGATCTCAAGGCTTATGGTATCAACGACGCTCACGATATCGTCTACAACCCCGATTACGATACGCTGTACCAGGAAGAGCTCAATCCAGCACTGGAAGGATACGAACGCGGTATATTGACGACCACCGGCGCTATCGCTGTCGATACCGGTATCTTTACCGGCCGTTCGCCGAAAGATAAGTACATTGTCCGTGACGACACCACCCGCGACACCCTGTGGTGGTCAGATAATGGCAAAGGGAAGAACGACAACAAAGCGATCTCCCCTGAAACCTGGCAGCAGCTGAAATCCCTCGTTACCCAACAACTCTCCGGCAAGCGTCTGTTCATCATCGATGCTTACTGCGGCGCTAACGCCGACACCCGCCTTTCCGTCCGCTTTATCACCGAAGTCGCCTGGCAGGCGCATTTCGTGAAGAACATGTTCATTCGCCCCACCGATGAAGAGCTGCGGAGCTTCGAACCTGACTTTGTGGTGATGAACGGCGCGAAGTGCACCAACCCGAACTGGAAAGAGCAGGGGCTGAACTCGGAGAACTTTGTCGCCTTTAACCTGACCGAGCGTATCCAGCTGATCGGCGGGACCTGGTACGGCGGCGAAATGAAGAAAGGGATGTTCTCGGTAATGAACTACCTGCTGCCGTTACAGGGCATTGCCTCCATGCACTGCTCGGCGAACGTTGGCGAGAAAGGCGACGTGGCGGTGTTCTTCGGCCTGTCCGGCACCGGTAAAACCACCCTCTCCACCGATCCGAAACGCCGCCTGATTGGCGACGACGAACACGGCTGGGATGATGACGGCGTGTTCAACTTCGAAGGCGGCTGCTACGCCAAGACCATTCGTCTGTCGGCAGAAGCGGAGCCGGATATCTACCAGGCCATCCGTCGCGATGCGCTGCTGGAGAACGTAACGGTGCGTGCCGACGGCACGGTCGATTTTGACGATGCGTCGAAAACCGAGAACACCCGCGTCAGCTACCCTATCTACCACATCGATAACATCGTTAAGCCGGTGTCGAAAGCAGGCCATGCGACCAAGGTGATCTTCCTCACCGCCGACGCGTTTGGCGTGCTGCCGCCGGTTTCACGCCTGACCGCAAGCCAGACCCAGTATCACTTCCTCTCCGGTTTTACCGCCAAGCTGGCCGGTACCGAGCGTGGCGTGACTGAGCCGACCCCGACCTTCTCCGCCTGCTTCGGCGCGGCCTTCCTGTCGCTGCACCCGACGCAGTACGCCGAAGTGCTGGTGAAACGCATGCAGGCTTCTGGCGCCCAGGCGTATCTGGTCAACACCGGCTGGAACGGTACCGGCAAGCGTATCTCAATCAAAGATACCCGCGCTATTATCGACGCCATTCTGAACGGTTCGCTCGATGATGCGGAAACCTTCACCCTGCCGATGTTTGATCTGGCGATCCCGACCGAACTGCCGGGCGTGGACAGCCGTATCCTCGATCCACGCAATACCTACGCTTCGCCGGAGCAGTGGCAGGAAAAAGCCACCACCCTGGCGAAACTGTTCGTGGAAAACTTCGAGAAGTACACCGATACGCCGGCAGGTGCGGCGCTGGTGAGTGCGGGGCCTAAGCTGTAG
- the envZ gene encoding two-component system sensor histidine kinase EnvZ — MRRMRFSPRSSFARTLLLIVTLLFVSLVTTYLVVLNFAILPSLQQFNKVLAYEVRMLMTDKLQLEDGTQLVVPPAFRREIYRELGISLYSNEAAEDAGLRWAQHYEFLSQQMAQQLGGPTEVRVEVNKSSPVVWLKTWLSPNIWVRVPLTEIHQGDFSPLFRYTLAIMLLAIGGAWLFIRIQNRPLVDLEHAALQVGKGIIPPPLREYGASEVRSVTRAFNHMAAGVKQLADDRTLLMAGVSHDLRTPLTRIRLATEMMGEEDGYLAESINKDIEECNAIIEQFIDYLRTGQEMPMEIAELNAVLGEVVAAESGYEREIETDLQPGDITVRMHPLSIKRAVANMVVNAARYGNGWIKVSSGSELNRAWFQVEDDGPGIKPEQRKHLFQPFVRGDSARSTSGTGLGLAIVQRIVDNHNGLLEIGTSERGGLSIRAWLPVPFTRGQVKES, encoded by the coding sequence ATGAGGCGAATGCGTTTCTCGCCGCGTAGCTCGTTTGCCCGCACCCTGTTACTGATCGTCACCCTGCTGTTTGTCAGCCTGGTGACGACCTACCTGGTGGTGCTGAACTTTGCGATCCTGCCGAGCCTCCAGCAGTTTAATAAGGTCCTGGCCTACGAAGTGCGTATGCTGATGACCGATAAACTGCAGCTGGAAGATGGCACGCAGCTGGTGGTGCCACCGGCGTTTCGCCGTGAAATCTACCGTGAGCTGGGGATATCGCTCTATTCCAACGAAGCGGCGGAAGACGCAGGCCTGCGCTGGGCGCAACACTACGAATTCCTCAGCCAGCAGATGGCGCAGCAGCTGGGCGGCCCGACGGAAGTGCGCGTTGAGGTCAACAAAAGCTCCCCGGTAGTCTGGCTGAAAACCTGGCTGTCACCCAACATCTGGGTGCGCGTGCCGCTGACCGAAATCCATCAGGGCGACTTCTCGCCGCTGTTCCGTTACACCCTGGCGATCATGCTGCTGGCGATAGGCGGCGCCTGGCTGTTTATTCGTATCCAGAACCGACCGCTGGTCGACCTTGAGCACGCGGCGCTCCAGGTCGGTAAAGGCATTATCCCGCCTCCGCTGCGCGAGTATGGCGCGTCGGAAGTGCGGTCGGTGACCCGCGCCTTCAACCATATGGCGGCTGGCGTTAAACAGCTGGCCGACGATCGTACCCTGCTGATGGCCGGGGTCAGCCATGACCTGCGCACTCCGCTGACGCGTATTCGCCTCGCCACTGAAATGATGGGCGAGGAGGATGGCTACCTGGCGGAGTCCATCAACAAGGACATCGAAGAGTGCAACGCCATTATCGAACAGTTCATCGACTACCTGCGCACCGGGCAGGAGATGCCGATGGAGATCGCAGAGCTGAACGCGGTGCTGGGCGAAGTGGTGGCGGCCGAAAGCGGTTACGAGCGTGAGATTGAAACCGACCTGCAGCCGGGCGATATCACCGTGCGCATGCACCCACTCTCCATCAAGCGTGCAGTGGCGAATATGGTGGTTAACGCCGCCCGCTACGGCAACGGCTGGATCAAGGTCAGCAGCGGCTCTGAACTGAACCGCGCCTGGTTCCAGGTTGAAGATGATGGTCCGGGCATCAAGCCGGAGCAGCGTAAACACCTGTTCCAGCCGTTTGTGCGCGGAGACAGCGCGCGCAGCACCAGCGGCACCGGTTTAGGCCTGGCGATTGTGCAGCGTATCGTGGATAACCATAACGGTCTGTTGGAGATTGGTACCAGCGAGCGGGGCGGATTAAGTATCCGCGCGTGGCTGCCGGTTCCGTTTACCCGTGGACAGGTGAAAGAGAGTTAA
- the ompR gene encoding two-component system response regulator OmpR codes for MQENYKILVVDDDMRLRALLERYLTEQGFQVRSVANAEQMDRLLTRESFHLMVLDLMLPGEDGLSICRRLRSQSNPMPIIMVTAKGEEVDRIVGLEIGADDYIPKPFNPRELLARIRAVLRRQANELPGAPSQEEAVIAFGKFKLNLGTREMFREDEPMPLTSGEFAVLKALVSHPREPLSRDKLMNLARGREYSAMERSIDVQISRLRRMVEEDPAHPRYIQTVWGLGYVFVPDGSKA; via the coding sequence ATGCAAGAGAATTATAAGATTCTGGTGGTGGATGACGACATGCGCCTGCGCGCACTGCTCGAGCGTTATCTGACCGAGCAGGGCTTCCAGGTTCGTAGCGTTGCCAACGCCGAACAGATGGATCGCCTGTTGACCCGCGAATCCTTCCACCTGATGGTGCTGGATCTGATGCTGCCTGGCGAAGATGGCCTCTCCATCTGCCGTCGTCTGCGTAGCCAAAGCAACCCGATGCCGATCATTATGGTAACGGCGAAAGGGGAAGAGGTTGACCGTATCGTGGGCCTGGAAATTGGCGCCGACGACTACATTCCAAAACCGTTTAACCCGCGTGAACTGCTGGCGCGTATTCGCGCCGTACTGCGTCGTCAGGCAAACGAACTGCCTGGTGCACCGTCGCAGGAAGAGGCGGTGATCGCCTTCGGTAAGTTCAAGCTGAACCTCGGTACCCGCGAGATGTTCCGTGAAGACGAGCCTATGCCACTCACCAGCGGCGAGTTTGCGGTACTGAAAGCCTTAGTCAGCCACCCGCGTGAGCCGCTCTCCCGCGATAAGCTGATGAACCTGGCGCGTGGCCGTGAATATTCCGCGATGGAGCGTTCCATCGACGTGCAGATCTCCCGCCTGCGTCGCATGGTGGAAGAGGATCCGGCGCATCCGCGCTATATCCAGACCGTCTGGGGTCTGGGCTACGTGTTTGTCCCGGACGGCTCTAAAGCATGA
- the greB gene encoding transcription elongation factor GreB: MKTPLITREGYENLKKEMDTLWREERPEVTKKVTWAASLGDRSENADYQYNKKRLREIDRRVRYLTKCLENLKIVDYSPQQEGKVFFGAWVEIENDDGELKRFRIVGYDEIFGRKDYISIDSPMARALLKKEVGDLAVVHTPAGEATWYVNAIDYVK; this comes from the coding sequence ATGAAAACGCCCCTGATCACCCGCGAAGGGTATGAAAATCTGAAGAAAGAGATGGACACGCTGTGGCGGGAAGAGCGCCCGGAGGTGACCAAAAAAGTGACCTGGGCCGCGAGCCTCGGTGACCGCAGTGAAAACGCCGACTACCAGTACAACAAGAAACGGCTGCGCGAAATCGACCGCCGGGTGCGGTATCTGACCAAATGCCTTGAGAACCTGAAAATCGTCGATTACTCCCCGCAGCAGGAGGGCAAAGTCTTTTTCGGCGCGTGGGTGGAGATCGAAAACGACGACGGCGAGCTTAAGCGTTTTCGGATTGTCGGCTACGATGAAATTTTTGGTCGTAAGGATTACATCTCCATCGACTCGCCCATGGCCCGGGCGCTGCTGAAAAAAGAGGTCGGCGATCTGGCCGTCGTGCACACTCCGGCCGGGGAAGCGACCTGGTATGTGAACGCCATCGACTATGTGAAATAA
- a CDS encoding Tex family protein, translated as MMKDSLCRIIAGELQARAEQVEAAVRLLDEGNTVPFIARYRKEVTGGLDDTQLRNLETRLGYLRELEDRRQAILKSIGEQGKLTDELAKAINGTLNKTELEDLYLPYKQKRRTRGQIAIEAGLEPLADLLWTTPSHDPETEAAKFIDADKGVPDTKAALDGARYILMERFAEDAALLAKVRDYLWKNAHIVSTVVNGKEEEGAKFRDYFDHHEPISSTPSHRALAMFRGRNEGVLQLSLNADPQFDEPPKESHGEQIIIDHLGLRLNNAPADSWRKGVVSWTWRIKVLMHLETELMGTVRERAEDEAINVFARNLHDLLMAAPAGLRATMGLDPGLRTGVKVAVVDGTGKLVATDTIYPHTGQAAKAAVAVAALCEKHNVELVAIGNGTASRETERFFLDLQKQFPKVTAQKVIVSEAGASVYSASELAAQEFPDLDVSLRGAVSIARRLQDPLAELVKIDPKSIGVGQYQHDVSQTQLARKLDAVVEDCVNAVGVDLNTASVALLTRVAGLTRMMAQNIVAWRDENGQFQNRQQLLKVSRLGPKAFEQCAGFLRINHGDNPLDASTVHPEAYPVVERILAATQQALKVLMGNSSELRNLKAVDFTDEKFGVPTVSDIIKELEKPGRDPRPEFKTAQFAEGVETMNDLLPGMVLEGAVTNVTNFGAFVDIGVHQDGLVHISSLADKFVEDPHTVVKAGDIVKVKVLEVDLQRKRIALTMRLDEQPGETNARRGGGNSDARQQQRPAAKPRGREAQPSGNSAMMDALAAAMGKKR; from the coding sequence ATGATGAAAGATTCGCTCTGCCGCATTATTGCGGGTGAACTTCAGGCAAGGGCTGAACAGGTAGAAGCTGCCGTTCGCCTGCTTGATGAAGGGAACACCGTGCCGTTTATCGCACGTTATCGTAAGGAAGTGACTGGCGGTCTGGATGATACGCAGCTGCGTAACCTGGAAACCCGCCTTGGCTATCTGCGTGAACTGGAAGACAGGCGTCAGGCGATCCTGAAATCCATCGGTGAACAGGGCAAGCTGACCGACGAGCTGGCCAAAGCCATCAACGGCACCCTGAATAAGACTGAACTCGAAGACCTCTATCTGCCGTACAAACAAAAACGCCGCACCCGCGGGCAGATCGCTATTGAAGCCGGTCTGGAGCCGCTGGCGGATCTGCTGTGGACGACGCCGTCCCACGACCCGGAAACCGAAGCCGCGAAGTTTATCGATGCCGATAAAGGCGTGCCCGACACTAAAGCCGCCCTCGATGGCGCACGCTACATTTTGATGGAGCGCTTTGCCGAAGACGCCGCCCTGCTGGCTAAAGTGCGTGATTACCTGTGGAAGAACGCCCATATCGTCTCCACCGTGGTGAACGGCAAAGAGGAAGAAGGGGCGAAATTCCGCGACTACTTCGATCATCATGAACCGATTTCCTCCACCCCTTCTCACCGCGCCCTGGCAATGTTCCGCGGCCGCAATGAAGGTGTGCTGCAACTCTCCCTGAATGCCGACCCGCAGTTTGACGAGCCGCCGAAAGAGAGCCACGGCGAGCAGATCATCATCGACCATCTTGGCCTGCGCCTGAACAACGCTCCGGCGGACAGCTGGCGCAAAGGGGTGGTGAGCTGGACCTGGCGTATCAAGGTGCTGATGCATCTCGAAACCGAACTGATGGGCACCGTGCGCGAACGCGCCGAAGACGAAGCGATTAACGTCTTTGCCCGTAACCTGCACGATCTGCTGATGGCCGCCCCGGCAGGCCTGCGCGCGACCATGGGTCTCGATCCGGGCCTGCGTACCGGCGTGAAGGTGGCGGTAGTGGATGGCACCGGCAAACTGGTTGCCACCGACACCATTTATCCGCACACCGGCCAGGCAGCCAAAGCTGCGGTCGCCGTGGCGGCGCTGTGCGAGAAGCACAACGTGGAGCTGGTGGCGATCGGCAACGGCACCGCCTCCCGCGAAACCGAGCGCTTCTTCCTCGATCTGCAAAAGCAGTTCCCGAAAGTGACGGCGCAAAAAGTGATTGTCAGCGAAGCGGGCGCGTCGGTGTACTCGGCGTCCGAGCTGGCCGCGCAGGAGTTCCCGGATCTGGACGTCTCCCTGCGCGGTGCGGTCTCTATCGCCCGCCGCCTGCAGGATCCGCTGGCTGAGCTGGTGAAGATCGACCCGAAATCCATCGGCGTGGGCCAGTACCAGCACGACGTCAGCCAGACGCAGCTGGCGCGCAAGCTGGATGCGGTGGTGGAAGACTGCGTGAACGCCGTCGGCGTTGATCTGAACACCGCCTCCGTCGCCCTGCTGACCCGCGTGGCGGGGTTAACCCGGATGATGGCGCAGAATATCGTCGCCTGGCGTGATGAGAACGGTCAGTTCCAGAACCGCCAACAGCTGCTGAAAGTGAGCCGTCTGGGGCCGAAAGCGTTCGAGCAGTGCGCGGGCTTCCTGCGTATCAACCACGGCGACAACCCGCTGGATGCCTCCACCGTTCACCCGGAAGCCTATCCGGTTGTCGAGCGCATTCTGGCTGCCACCCAGCAGGCGCTGAAAGTGCTGATGGGCAACAGCAGCGAATTGCGTAATCTGAAAGCGGTGGATTTCACCGATGAGAAGTTCGGCGTGCCGACGGTGTCCGACATCATCAAAGAGCTGGAGAAGCCGGGCCGCGACCCGCGTCCGGAGTTCAAAACCGCGCAGTTCGCCGAAGGCGTCGAGACCATGAACGACCTGCTGCCGGGCATGGTGCTGGAAGGTGCAGTCACCAACGTCACCAACTTTGGTGCCTTTGTCGATATTGGCGTGCATCAGGATGGCCTGGTCCATATCTCCTCTCTTGCCGATAAGTTCGTGGAAGATCCGCACACCGTGGTGAAAGCCGGCGACATCGTGAAGGTGAAGGTGCTGGAGGTGGATCTGCAGCGCAAGCGTATCGCCCTGACCATGCGTCTGGACGAGCAGCCTGGCGAGACCAACGCCCGTCGTGGCGGCGGCAACAGCGATGCGCGCCAGCAGCAGCGTCCAGCGGCGAAACCGCGCGGGCGTGAAGCACAGCCATCCGGCAACAGCGCGATGATGGATGCGCTGGCGGCGGCGATGGGTAAAAAGCGCTAA
- the feoA gene encoding ferrous iron transporter A codes for MQFTPASAWKITGFTREISPAYRQKLLSLGMLPGSSFQVVRVAPLGDPVHIETRRVNLVLRKKDLALIEVEALSQ; via the coding sequence ATGCAATTCACTCCAGCCAGCGCGTGGAAAATTACCGGCTTCACCCGCGAAATAAGCCCGGCCTATCGGCAGAAACTGCTCTCATTAGGGATGCTACCCGGCTCCTCTTTCCAGGTGGTGCGCGTTGCCCCGCTGGGCGATCCGGTGCATATCGAAACCCGACGTGTGAATCTGGTTCTGCGTAAGAAAGATCTCGCCTTAATAGAAGTTGAAGCCCTGTCCCAATAA